The following nucleotide sequence is from Deltaproteobacteria bacterium.
AACATCAATACCGAAAAAAGATACCCCCCGGTCAGCCCGATCAGTCTTCCCCACCCTTGGATCCATAACAATCCGGGCAGTTGGATTCCAAGACGATCCGGAAAAGATTTGATCAGATCGATAAGGCCGGTCATGATGATGGAAACCAGGAAAAGGAGGCCGGAAACACAGACCATCATCAGGTCATACAGTTTTTCTTTTAGATATCCATGGGGCCAGGAGATCTCCAGGGTTTTATCCAACACCGTTCGGGTAGAACTGAAAAGCCGGGTGGCTGTCCATATTAAACCCAGAAACCCGATCAACCCCACCCATTTCCTGTCTTCGATCAAATTCACAATATTCGAGCTCATCCTGGGGGAAGCATAGGGAAGCATCTTTTCCACATAGATCCGGATATACCCCAGGACCTCCTGGGAAGAATGGAGGAAGTAGCCCAGGACGGACAGGATCACCAAAATAAAAGGGATAAAACAGATCAGAAAATTAAAGGCCAGGCCCGAGGCCAGAAAAAAAATATGATCGGCTTCCAGT
It contains:
- a CDS encoding YihY/virulence factor BrkB family protein; translation: MKGKGRSPRQSKGFYQKLEADHIFFLASGLAFNFLICFIPFILVILSVLGYFLHSSQEVLGYIRIYVEKMLPYASPRMSSNIVNLIEDRKWVGLIGFLGLIWTATRLFSSTRTVLDKTLEISWPHGYLKEKLYDLMMVCVSGLLFLVSIIMTGLIDLIKSFPDRLGIQLPGLLWIQGWGRLIGLTGGYLFSVLMFFILFRFLPSRRPSNRVALITSLLIAGLWDVAKYLFRLYVNLLNNFTAIYGSLGLLVVFIFWIYYSCLILVIGGEVVWILERRKRS